The Magallana gigas chromosome 6, xbMagGiga1.1, whole genome shotgun sequence genome includes the window attaatcaagttttatatatatttagatgAAAGGGGAATTGTACTCACCAATAACTGCCCAGGTCCATCACATGACGCTCCAAAGATGGACACGCTTACATGTAaccatgaatttcaaataagTGAAAAAATGTCATTCAAACACAATGATACGTAAGTAAATTATGTAAATCAATGAAGTTCTTGccattgtatatataaaagattttgATATATCTTAATATATCTTATTTTAGATAAGTGATGAATAAGAAAACtatcatataatattatagGCTGATATACACCATTGAGGCCTCAATTGGTGGTTATATTGTAATCATAGACCGAGAACACAGCGATAGGACAAGTAGATATGCCTACATTGGAACgacaaagaaattattttacctCTACCGATGGGACACTGTGGAACCCTACCACTGTATCGCAAACAAAAATACATCTTTGTCAGACTGTCCACAGTATCTTACTGTCCCGGACTTGACTGAAAACGTAAGTCTTCCTAATTTTTCTTACCTTATTTTGGTACTTCATAATTATATAGGTatgatgatatttttaattcaagttAGCTAAAATGCGGTAGTTTGAATTTCACGAAACAATCTTCAAGAGAGGAAAAGTCTTCATCTCTTGTTTGAtgactgatttttaaaaacagtctTAGTTTTCATTTGTAAACCTTATGGAGCCTCGCTGACGTATTTATATTAATCAGCATGCCCCTTTTTCTTTCTGAGAACAACATAATACATTTTTCAATGCGAATTAACCTATAGATCATTGCCACTATTtaaagtatttgattttttaagtattcaATTTCAATGTCTTGGGGAGGATGGAATGATGATCTTTCTGGAATATGGAAGTTTGAATACGAGGTGTATGAGATCGAAGGAACCCCTATGGCGGAGAAAAAAGTCATTACTACTGGAACCATCTATTTAAACACAAGTCATGTGAGctatgaaagttaaaaaaaaattgttctacCCTTTTAAGTTAAGAGAAAGGCAAAGTAATTgacacatgtatttgttataggtTACCGTAAATTTTAAGGAACCAGGATTGTATGCAATTCACTTCACCACTATTGATAAAGCCAAAAACCATAAAACGTCCCGCAAACTGGTTCTTTATGACAACAAGTCCTATGTTTCTTTCCTACCTTCCAAAGTAACGAGAATTGAAACTGCCTCTGCTTCTACAAATTACACTTGGGTGAATGAAGACACTAATATAGTTTTGGCAAAATGGACAGAACGTTTTCGAAATGCAAGGCATGAATCTAATCGGTGGCTAACAACTGTCTCtccttatacaaatattgaagaCGTGTATGATGACCATCACGGAAGACGAACTATCGATGAAGTTCCTAATGTTTATGGTTTGTTATCAGTAAAGAAAAAAGTTTCATCTTATATAACGTGCTCCGTTTAATGAAACGTTAACCGTACGCTAGTACCTACCACGTTGCTGAAGTTATTTATATGGCCATTTTACATATCATGTTTTCTCAACAGGTTGTGTGGATTTCCTGGTGTCGTATACGGTTAACGATGGTTCATCTGTGAAGGATTTCAGGGCATTCAAATCGGTTCGAAATATAAAAGATGAATCTGAATATTTAAATTTGGTTTGGTCTGATGGTGATAGGGCAGACATAACTGTCCGGGCTGtagatatatttgataaaacattggaTGAAACTGTGACAATATACAAGGATGCCACACCACCAGTTATAGAGAACTTATGGTTAACGCGAGGAGACAGGTTGAACATAAGCGTCCACAGCGTAGAGGATTTTGCTGAAATGACGTAATATAAGAGTGCATCAATTTCTTCTCTTATACTGAGTACTAGTATTCATTGTAATGCGTAGAAATCGTTCATTCACATATAACtcaaaaaatcaacaacaataaatgaaaaacaCCAATAAATAAGCTCTAACTGAacatatcaaaatcattttattgtagaATTGAATGGATTGCATACGATCTTCACAGTGGCTTGAAAAGCATTTATTGGAAACTGCTTGACAACTATACGGGCGAAGATATTATACATGGACACGAGGATATTCCTTCACAAGGTGGAGCAAAAGTGGGTATAACTATTCATTACCTTTTTTTCACTAATTTTACTTTACATAGTACTATCTTTATCATTCTGTTACAGTGGAAAGTTAAAAGTATAGTTTTGTGTAATAACAAATGctcaaataaatgtaaatagttttcttcactaaatatcaaataaaagtatttgatataaaattcaaTACACAATTTTATGGTTATATATCAAAAGTTATCAATTTGCATTAAAAAGAACTTGTCGGAGTGCCAAGAAAAATACAGCGTATACAGCCGAGGATCAAATTGTTATGAAACAAATCACTGGGGTGCTTACCATCAGCATTTCCAAGTTCATCCTCGAATCAAGGAACATGGTGGTTTATTACTAGGGAAGGATCACGGGCTGCATGACTCGGACTACTTTCTTGAAGTAAAAACAGTCAATAATGCTTTATTAACCACTACAATAAGAAAGAAGGTAATGACAtctattgtttataaaattttatgctGTATTGATAtccagaaagaaaaataatataaaaataaagcatCAGAAAAAAGGTTCTATAAATTCATAAGCAATGTAACAATGTAATAATTTGATACACGCTTTCAGTGATATAGACAAGTACGTTTGCCCCAAGAATTGAATGAAATAACTTTTAAGCTTAGATATCACTAGAACTTATTAATAAGTGTTTATATTGCTTTTTGTTCTTTTTGagtaacaaataaataaaaaaataatggtaaGTTTTGAAGTATCTAATAAATCTTATTcataaattgatttcaaaaatgAACTTAATACAAATTGTTTAGATAACAATTGATACATCACCTCCCCACACTGGAATAGTCCAAGACGGTATGAGAGGTACACCAGAGGTAGATTTCCAACAGAGTACAACTTTACATGTTCACTGGGATGGGTTTTTTGATAGAGAAAGTGgagttttgttttatcaatatgGAATTCACACTAAACCAATGTTACATTCTGATTTTCAATTGGACATTGGAAATCCACAGGTAATATCAATCCTAGTCAAGTAATTAAAAGATATCTTTTAAGAGCTTTAATTGAtgttagtcaaatttggcccctataattcgccattttttaaagtgtttcaggtacaaTAATTTGTTGTGTTCTTTATAGaagagttgacataaaatattgttcacttatttatttgatttatctgCACTCATTGGCAGTATGTGACGTCAGAGGTCACTTTATATCTTTATAActtaatcaaaatcagtcaaaatttgCGATTTTCCTTCtattttttcgaatgggaaatatagagcgactctttgaacaaaaacgaactttttgtcacttatcaGTACTgaagagatacatctttggtgaaaatattttgtttgttcaagcataaatggcgggaaaaggtaaactttatgatgtcatatttttaaattgtgggcacttaaatcaaattgaaatatgtgaaaaaaaaacttcaatgtATATCTgtattaataaaacaaagaattacagtaaaatgacgatGTTCATTTAAGGGACCATTATAGGCTCAAACTATTTAGTctttcgttttgtttttgttttagtttaaaaAGTAGTGTTATTTGCTTTCAAGCTCATCGAGACATATTCAACAGATGTAATACACACAGTTAAATCAGAAGGAACGTTTTACGCATGCGTGGTTGCCTACAATAGAGCACTAGAACCATCTAAGCCAGTTTGTTCTGATGGAGTAACAGTCACGTCAAATATTCCGAAAGTAAAAGAAGTTGCAATTTCTGGAGCATTTGTGAAAGGAGGCTTGATAACAGACATAACGAAATCATCATTCTGGGTTCTAGATCAAAACAGATATAGAACATTGATAAAGAATCCTACCCCAGACTGTTTGTGAGTGTAGTTTTTTTTGAGATTGTGTTTGTATGTCgcattttatatcaaatttcaaaagtacatgtataacgtaCCCTTCACGTAAAATTTGCGTATTTCTGTGTTTTGTAGAACTAAGGCTACAATGGTGTCTGAACTCGATATTTTCCCAGTACTGTATTACCAGAATGGTTCCGTTGTTGACGTCATGGGAAGTATCTTTTGTTCAAACACATCTGGATCACCAAGTGTATTAAGTCCAGTTCTTGCAAAGGCGTCACACGTATGTTTGAGACTGAATATCAACTGTATACAAGGTTTTTTTCGCCCTGCAACATTTGCAAACAATTTCTccccgtcttgaattcacccagacaCAGCTAGTTTTGTTTATAGAGATAATTAAGACATTAGATTTCGTACAGTCTTTAATTCGCCTGCTGACAACAAAGACGAatagggcgaaaataaaacgggggggGGGATTCCCCTGTATACAATATACATTAGACGTacaattattaaaatgataCTAGAAACAGATAATAGTACAGATTAAAACCAAGCAAATTAATTACTTTATCTGTTGTGGGTTATTTTTCAGATTACCATGACTTGGTCTTCTGATAACGTCAGCGTTCATGATTACGAAGTAGGACTTGCTTCAACGTCTAATAATTCCGCTCCAGACATTATGGGATTCAGAAGTACCAAGCAACATCGACGGATTCACATCATGCACACAGACTTACCAGAGGGGACCCCATTTTTTATAGTCATCAAGTCTATTAGCAAAGCAAATGTTGAAGGATTCCAGGTGAAGCAGATGACGATGATATTTTCGTGATCTAGAtctcatatttcaaaaataatttcccTTAttattttaaccatatgtaattaaCAGTAACGCAAGAATATTGGCTAAGTTCCAAGAAAATCAACCATTGGTTCTTTTAAGGAGCTAATTCAAaattcatgtacatttattatagaaacataaaaaaaatcattttttgcaCTAAGAAGcagattaaaaaatacataaggGAATTCCCTGAAATTGTTATAAGTGATCATTTTCTacctttttttataatatgttaaATTCTGCTGTCCTTTTTTAGTTGGGGtcattaaaaattcaacaaattttGCTATTTTGTTGGAGTATACGTACTACAAATGTAGATTGGTAAAATGGATTTattagaaaatgaaaagaagTAACCTTTATGATAGCACAATTTTGCGTCTAAAGTTTCAAAGGCGtacaaatttttactttttcttctttattaCTAGTATTTTTATAACGTACTCATACAGAGtctcattttatcataacgccATAAAAGCAATACGGCAACGCTTACCTACCACACAACAGAAAaatggttttgaaaataaagttttccttaaaaatttaattatttttatctgttttttgttccatttattttaaacatttcataaaaagtataaatacttTGTATTTTACTAGAATGCGCAAAACAGATGCGCAATGAAAGTAAACTCGGCCTCCTAAAAAAGATAATGTTAcataataatgattaaaaaatttcagtttattGGCCCTTGTTACGTAGACGTGACGGGACCAATTTTTACACCCCCTATCAACGTTTTTCATTCAAACGGACACCTGATAGCTCTTTGGAGTAAAGATGCATTTGAGGATTCAGAAGACCCATTTTCTTTAACATACGAATATGCGCTTGGTAAGAAAAATATACGTTTTTGtgaatacatatattttgatgcaaaattttgcacggaataaataaatttattacatAGATGTAGGAGAGTTACATTATTGTAGATTCATTTGAAATGCAAATCTGCCGGCAGTGCagtgaaacaaataaaaagcGAAAgtctatttcaaaattttagatgAAAACATTTAGGTCAAAATCTGTCCCGTAAATTACATGCAAGATCAATcacattattttcatacattatATTAAAGGACATCATCCTAAAGGAGAAGAGGTCCATGGCTATACTCGGTTAAGAAGTGGTGACGCATGTAAACAGACCCAGCCTCCCACCTGTACAGCAATAAATATATCCATGGTAGAATGGGGCCTACACGGAAACCATACCTATTACGTCACAATTAAAGCAGAAAATGTAGCGGGTTTAACAACATATGGGGTATCAAAACCCTACGTACACAATGTGCAACTACCTGCTAAAGGCATCGTCATGGATacaaatgtatgattttttttggtttatttgaTGATGTATACTTTAAACTACTGTAAGTATAGACCGTGCaacatatattttctttttgtagTCAGATGGATTTAGGCAGTTTCTGGTAAGTTTAAgttatcttttaaaagaaatacacgAGTAGTATTTGATCTAgatgtataattaaaaatggGAAGGGggtgagatttaaaaaaaaggactgTTTGTAAAGTAGTGATGAGAGggatttctaaaaatatattacgATTTacaatatatgcatgcatgtttacgagatatttttttcagaccagttGACAGTCTCACATATAgctttttatttctgttaagGATATAGAGGATATAGACTTCACGATCTCTACATCTAAACTATCTGCTCACTGGACCGGATTCTTCCATGTTTATCTTGACGTAGACTTCAAGTTCCGAGCTGGTTCAACGCCAGGTGGTGGCGATGTTTTCCCACAAACTGATGTTGGTAGAAATCAAACGTACACAGCGAAAGGACTTACATTAGAAAACTTTAAGgttatataaaaaacaatagaaaaaaataacaacaaacagAACAGCTAAATAAACTTTATCAAATcaaacggatttttttttttaaataaacaaattgacgagtgattttaaaaatacaaaatatacgATTTTCATTGAGGCTAATGTTTTTTCAATAGTGTAAGAAAAAAATGGTGCCTTgctataaaattcatttcatacCCACAGACGTATTACGTGACAATAACTGCTGTGTCGTCTGCTGGAAATGTAGAAGTTACCTCTGATGGTGTCACCGTCGTAACAGAAAATTCGCCTCTGAGTGATGTATATGTTTTTGATGGAGAACCATGTAGTTCTAAAGGTAACgattttatttctgtttaataACAATAGATGACAGCTGACAATGAATTACCCATGTTACATCTTATCGTATTTCTCATTGCAGGTGATGAAAATGTGACTTTTAGTCATCATGAAACGGtaggaaatattttattttggcaTGCCCTAGGcaactataaaaaaattaagttgcTTGCATATGTATAATAAACCTGTAATTTTCATAGGATCATCGGCTGAAGTGCATGGAGGATATTGATTACCAATCATCAATCGATACTCTAGAAGCCTACTGGAAAATACCCTCTGCTCTTCAAAAGGTTGCTCCAGATATGCATATATCTATTGAGGAACATTTTGCACACAACAGTTAGTAAATATTTCCATGAATAGTTTGCCAACATGTAGTTAACAACGCTATCTAATtttatatgcaaaattgatTGTCTTGTTATAATGCAATAAAGAAAGATACTTGTAAATGTAGACAAGTGGACCACATTTAAGGATTTCTACTACAACCATGGTCATCAAGAAGTCAGGTTTACAAATCTTGTGCTGGATCCAGGAATAAAATACCGTTTTGTGGTGAAGTTGTGTGCTAAACACATCTGTTATGAGCCGCAGTACAGTGATGGAGTAAGAATTCTGGCTAACCCTCCAACCACCGGAAACATTGAAGTTCAACATATTAACACATTTTGGGGACAAGAACAGGTCGATCACTAATGTTCATTTTCTATAGACCCTTTATTCTGGTTTTTTCGTGTCttttgttctttgttttattaataattttttgaaatgtttacaaatcAATGTTTGATAAAAGTACTGTGGAAGCATTTTTATTCGTTGGGATCAATTTCATGGGTAGCCAACGTATTTCTTGTTAATGGGGCAACGGTTACCCACGAAAGCCACGAACACTGGTTCCCCACGGAAAATAATGATTCCATGGTATTCAATGGAAAAAAGTCgtcaataattattttctgtGTAGCTCCGTGTAAAAATGGACTTGTTTTTCGACCCCGATGTTTCTGATTTTAACCTGAAATACAATGTTGTGGACAAGTACGAATGGGCCATTACTGACCAATCCAAAATTGGGCGAACACACACTATATGGCGGGAACTGACTAATTACACACTGTCTGTTTCAAAAACCCAGGTATTTTAACAGCCaagttattttcataataaagaCGATATTGATATGGTTTCACCTATGATATGAAAATGGCTGTATTGAATGATGACACATGCCTAAATTTGTTATGTTTTACAATACTTGATTTAACTCTTGATTTCAGATATCGTTTATACTTGAATTGAACGGacaatttgatttttcaaaatgtagaGGACTAGCCATAAGGGGCTTTAACAAGATGAAGCTTTATTCCACAGTGTACTCACATGTAAGAGATTGTGAGGCATTTGATCCTGTATTAATTATACCAAAGACTGTTATTGACGCCGTTGGAAAACCTGATCCAGATCGAggttaattcaaattaatgtttgtCTTTGAAGTCTTTCTTCTCATGAACATTTTGCATTATAACATCATTGATAAGATTTAAGATTTAACTGTATAAACACTTTTGTGTCAAACTGCATTTGTAGTGATAACATTGCAGATGGGTACGGGGAACCAGTTATCCTAGAAACCAATGCACACTGGTCTCAACCAGATGCAGACTATACACCTAACATGAATTATATATCTGCTGTGTGGCCTAAACTGCGTTACAAATCGTACAAAGTTGCTGTACTAAA containing:
- the LOC105329791 gene encoding uncharacterized protein, which produces MSWGGWNDDLSGIWKFEYEVYEIEGTPMAEKKVITTGTIYLNTSHVTVNFKEPGLYAIHFTTIDKAKNHKTSRKLVLYDNKSYVSFLPSKVTRIETASASTNYTWVNEDTNIVLAKWTERFRNARHESNRWLTTVSPYTNIEDVYDDHHGRRTIDEVPNVYGCVDFLVSYTVNDGSSVKDFRAFKSVRNIKDESEYLNLVWSDGDRADITVRAVDIFDKTLDETVTIYKDATPPVIENLWLTRGDRLNISVHSVEDFAEMTIEWIAYDLHSGLKSIYWKLLDNYTGEDIIHGHEDIPSQGGAKNLSECQEKYSVYSRGSNCYETNHWGAYHQHFQVHPRIKEHGGLLLGKDHGLHDSDYFLEVKTVNNALLTTTIRKKITIDTSPPHTGIVQDGMRGTPEVDFQQSTTLHVHWDGFFDRESGVLFYQYGIHTKPMLHSDFQLDIGNPQLIETYSTDVIHTVKSEGTFYACVVAYNRALEPSKPVCSDGVTVTSNIPKVKEVAISGAFVKGGLITDITKSSFWVLDQNRYRTLIKNPTPDCLTKATMVSELDIFPVLYYQNGSVVDVMGSIFCSNTSGSPSVLSPVLAKASHITMTWSSDNVSVHDYEVGLASTSNNSAPDIMGFRSTKQHRRIHIMHTDLPEGTPFFIVIKSISKANVEGFQFIGPCYVDVTGPIFTPPINVFHSNGHLIALWSKDAFEDSEDPFSLTYEYALGHHPKGEEVHGYTRLRSGDACKQTQPPTCTAINISMVEWGLHGNHTYYVTIKAENVAGLTTYGVSKPYVHNVQLPAKGIVMDTNSDGFRQFLDIEDIDFTISTSKLSAHWTGFFHVYLDVDFKFRAGSTPGGGDVFPQTDVGRNQTYTAKGLTLENFKTYYVTITAVSSAGNVEVTSDGVTVVTENSPLSDVYVFDGEPCSSKGDENVTFSHHETDHRLKCMEDIDYQSSIDTLEAYWKIPSALQKVAPDMHISIEEHFAHNNKWTTFKDFYYNHGHQEVRFTNLVLDPGIKYRFVVKLCAKHICYEPQYSDGVRILANPPTTGNIEVQHINTFWGQEQLRVKMDLFFDPDVSDFNLKYNVVDKYEWAITDQSKIGRTHTIWRELTNYTLSVSKTQISFILELNGQFDFSKCRGLAIRGFNKMKLYSTVYSHVRDCEAFDPVLIIPKTVIDAVGKPDPDRDGYGEPVILETNAHWSQPDADYTPNMNYISAVWPKLRYKSYKVAVLNAKSVDVTTYYLPTNTLSLRDPCSHPDAIKCSSTDNEFINVKFEPGELEHGQRYIVCIHTEHTEIVYEEWTQVLPELNECSDGVVVDLTPPLAGKVWIGSRQGLEFQTSTSVLYVNWESFQDVEEFQTISHASGIQNYQLGIGTSVDGNDVIAFFDVGVVNHKVLNGTALVNGRTYYATVIAMDYANRTTIKSSPPVLIDNTPPVKTDNPVTISGRHITSDTEIEACWKNVFYDAESEISYYEWSIGSESGYDDIKNFTRVETECGENNELERLHFKEGHAYYISVKAYNKAGLVSLATSWAFSVDFTPPLQGHVFDLQPNGTSRLDIDFQTDMAALLVFWEGFYDPHSAVKEYIISVGTCPECGDVIEEQSVGMTNEIKIDYVHFGPGITYYTTVMACNTADYCTTATSDGVIMDNSPPSLGIVIDGTAIEDIEYQSIRNFIDARWLGFNDPQSGLARFVWWAGTTPGGKEIMTEQEVHVTEMATALNIKPEMPIGKKIYVTVRAFNRAGLFSDASSNGFIIDDSPPVISWGPAFSKDIGTDGKAQFYRTIMKVEWDVSDKDSFIEKQYVSLRSHIGGDFDLPSAQVNGIARDFVLSGLSLHDGVTYYITVISCNGAKICTSRTSPGILVDTTPPNRGKH